In one Methylobacterium sp. SyP6R genomic region, the following are encoded:
- a CDS encoding NADP-dependent oxidoreductase: MTGPTDIPAYTLPDRNRRVLLARRPTGIPQPDDFGLDAVPVPEPGPGEILVRNLYLSVDPAQRGWASAEANYSQPVPLGGPMRALAVGVVVRSNSPEVAEGAFLYGWFGWQDYAAVPVSAIFRRCREAVPLSAHAGLLGLNGLTAHLGLTELGRPRPGETVLVSTAAGAVGSLVGQIARNLGCRPLGLTGDDAKVARCREAYGYEAAWNYRTEEWSAALAREAPEGVNVYFDNVGGPILDTALRRMAVGGRIVQCGTASVASWTETPTGPRVEREILTRRLVWSGFVVLDHKARFEAAIADLAGWYAEGRIALDEDISEGIEAAPGAIASLYRGENRGKRLIYVG, encoded by the coding sequence GTGACCGGCCCGACCGACATTCCCGCCTATACGCTCCCGGACCGCAACCGCCGGGTGCTGCTCGCCCGCCGCCCCACGGGCATCCCGCAACCCGACGATTTCGGCCTCGACGCCGTCCCGGTGCCGGAGCCGGGCCCGGGCGAGATCCTGGTGCGCAACCTCTACCTCTCGGTCGATCCGGCCCAGCGCGGCTGGGCCAGCGCCGAGGCCAACTATTCCCAGCCCGTGCCCCTCGGCGGGCCGATGCGGGCGCTGGCGGTGGGCGTCGTGGTCCGCTCGAACAGTCCGGAGGTGGCCGAGGGCGCGTTCCTGTACGGCTGGTTCGGCTGGCAGGATTACGCCGCGGTCCCGGTCTCGGCGATCTTCCGGCGCTGCCGGGAGGCGGTGCCGCTCTCGGCCCATGCCGGGCTTCTCGGCCTCAACGGGCTCACCGCCCATCTCGGGCTGACCGAGCTCGGCCGGCCGCGGCCGGGGGAGACGGTGCTGGTCTCGACCGCCGCGGGCGCCGTCGGCAGCCTCGTCGGCCAGATCGCCCGCAACCTCGGCTGCCGCCCCCTCGGTCTCACCGGGGACGATGCCAAGGTCGCCCGCTGCCGCGAGGCCTACGGCTACGAAGCCGCCTGGAACTACCGTACGGAGGAGTGGAGCGCGGCTCTCGCCCGGGAGGCGCCGGAGGGGGTGAACGTCTATTTCGACAATGTCGGCGGGCCGATCCTCGATACGGCCTTGCGGCGGATGGCCGTCGGTGGCCGGATCGTCCAGTGCGGCACCGCCTCGGTGGCGAGCTGGACCGAGACGCCGACCGGCCCCCGTGTCGAGCGCGAGATCCTGACCCGGCGCCTCGTCTGGAGCGGCTTCGTGGTGCTCGACCACAAGGCGCGGTTCGAGGCGGCGATCGCGGATCTCGCCGGCTGGTACGCGGAGGGGCGCATCGCCCTCGACGAGGACATCTCCGAGGGCATCGAAGCCGCCCCCGGCGCGATCGCCTCGCTCTACCGCGGCGAGAACCGGGGCAAGCGCCTGATCTACGTCGGATAG
- a CDS encoding aminopeptidase, with protein MTNTPDFDARLDRLAEVAVRVGLGLQPGQELVMTAPLEALPLARRITVQAYKAGASVVTTLLSDDQATLARFENGHDDAFDKAAGWLYEGMAQAYRSGAARLAISGDDPSLLAGQDPDKVARANRARSKAYMPALEQIANFATNWTIVSAANPAWARTVFPDLPEDQAVARLWDAIFAASRVDGPDPVGAWEAHNRALSDRTASLNARRYAALHFRGPGTDLTVGLADDHEWCGGATTAKNGIVCNANIPTEEVFTTPHKMRVQGHVSATKPLSYQGTLIDGIAVRFEEGRIVESRARTGADVLAKVIDTDEGARRLGEVALVPASSPISASGLLFCNTLYDENAASHIALGQAYSKCFLNGGAGLSEQDLAERGANRSLIHIDWMIGSDEVDVDGITPDGRSEPLMRRGEWVD; from the coding sequence ATGACGAACACCCCTGACTTCGACGCCCGCCTCGACCGGCTCGCCGAGGTCGCCGTGAGGGTCGGGCTCGGGCTCCAGCCCGGGCAGGAACTGGTGATGACGGCGCCCCTGGAGGCGCTGCCGCTGGCCCGCCGCATCACCGTCCAGGCCTACAAGGCCGGTGCCTCGGTGGTGACGACCCTGCTCTCCGACGACCAGGCGACGCTGGCGCGCTTCGAGAACGGCCACGACGACGCCTTCGACAAGGCGGCCGGCTGGCTCTACGAGGGCATGGCGCAGGCCTATCGCAGCGGTGCCGCGCGGCTCGCCATCTCGGGCGACGACCCGTCGCTCCTTGCCGGCCAGGACCCGGACAAGGTGGCGCGCGCCAACCGCGCCCGGTCCAAGGCCTACATGCCGGCGCTCGAGCAGATCGCCAACTTCGCCACCAACTGGACCATCGTCTCGGCGGCGAATCCGGCCTGGGCCCGCACGGTGTTCCCGGATCTGCCGGAGGATCAAGCGGTCGCCCGGCTGTGGGACGCGATCTTTGCCGCCTCGCGGGTCGACGGGCCGGATCCGGTCGGCGCCTGGGAGGCGCACAATCGGGCACTCAGCGACCGCACGGCCTCCCTCAACGCCCGCCGCTACGCCGCCCTGCATTTCCGCGGGCCCGGCACCGATCTGACCGTCGGCCTCGCCGACGACCACGAATGGTGCGGCGGCGCCACCACGGCGAAGAACGGCATCGTCTGCAACGCCAACATCCCGACCGAGGAAGTCTTCACCACGCCCCACAAGATGCGGGTGCAGGGCCATGTCAGCGCGACGAAGCCCCTCTCCTACCAGGGCACCCTGATCGACGGGATCGCGGTGCGCTTCGAGGAGGGCCGCATCGTCGAGTCGCGGGCCCGCACCGGGGCCGACGTGCTGGCCAAGGTGATCGACACCGACGAGGGCGCGCGCCGCCTCGGCGAGGTCGCCCTGGTGCCGGCCTCCTCGCCGATCTCGGCCTCGGGGCTCCTGTTCTGCAACACCCTCTACGACGAGAACGCCGCGAGCCACATCGCCTTGGGCCAGGCCTACAGCAAGTGCTTCCTCAACGGCGGCGCGGGCCTCAGCGAGCAGGACCTCGCCGAGCGCGGTGCCAACCGCAGCCTGATCCACATCGACTGGATGATCGGCTCGGACGAGGTCGACGTGGATGGTATCACGCCGGACGGCCGGTCCGAGCCGCTGATGCGCCGGGGCGAGTGGGTCGACTGA
- a CDS encoding DUF2218 domain-containing protein, which yields MSEPVILAAQARVETANGSRYLTQLCKHWSHKFPDTTFTPERGVVPFGEDRRFTAEADPEGLTLRVEAPDLEALTRMQGVVAEHLARFAFREDLGGIAWTRVG from the coding sequence ATGAGCGAGCCCGTGATCCTGGCGGCGCAAGCCCGCGTCGAGACGGCGAACGGCAGCCGCTACCTGACTCAGCTGTGCAAGCACTGGAGCCACAAGTTCCCCGACACGACCTTCACGCCGGAGCGCGGCGTGGTGCCGTTCGGGGAGGACCGCCGCTTCACGGCGGAGGCCGACCCGGAGGGCCTGACCCTGCGGGTCGAGGCGCCGGACCTGGAGGCGTTGACCCGGATGCAGGGCGTGGTGGCCGAGCACCTCGCCCGCTTCGCCTTCCGGGAGGATCTGGGCGGCATCGCCTGGACGCGGGTGGGGTGA
- a CDS encoding xanthine dehydrogenase family protein molybdopterin-binding subunit, with amino-acid sequence MNARPDARDFATPQKFGIGQPVPRAEDPVLVRGEGRYTDDLALDGQAYGVFVRSPVAHGSLRGLDAEAALAMPGVLAVITAADLDGYGTIGNGLPFKNQDGTPMRKPDHPSLSIGKVRYVGEPVALVVAETLAEARDAAEAVVLDIEDLGVVTTPDEAAAEGAPLLHDDASGNLALDFRTGDQTATEAAFARAAHVASLDLLNNRLVINPMEPRSAIGVHDRAEGRFTLHVGSQGVFGLRNSLAEGVLRLPRDKVRVLTGNVGGSFGMKAPVYPEYLPLLVAAKRLGRPVKWTDLRSESFLSDHHGRDVAVTAELALDAEGNFLAFRVKGRANMGAYLNPLSPLFQTVNIARNMVGVYRTPVYDVAVECLFTNTTPIGAYRGAGRPEGNYFIERLIDTAAAEMNLDRVDLRRRNHIRPADMPYKAPSGLTYDSGDFPAVLDRALNAADWDGFAARRAESEARGKLRGIGIGDYLEITAPPTNEMGGIRFEADGTVTIVTGTLDYGQGHLTPFAQVLHDRLGIPLDRVRLLQGDSDQLIAGGGTGGSKSLMASGTALVEAGDLVITKGREAAASVLEAGPADIEFRDGRFTIAGTDRGIGLLELAAKVRAGLPDPSAPKSLDVAHTHKESPSAFPNGCHVAEVEVDPETGVATVVRYTTVNDFGTLVNPMLVEGQLHGGVVQGIGQALMERTAYDEQGQLVTGSFMDYCLPRASDAPPMSFESHAVPATTNPLGVKGCGEAGCAGSLPSVMNALVDALRPRGIRHINMPATPQAIWSALRDAETAA; translated from the coding sequence ATGAACGCCCGTCCCGACGCCCGCGACTTCGCCACTCCGCAGAAATTCGGCATCGGCCAGCCGGTGCCGCGGGCCGAGGATCCCGTCCTGGTGCGGGGCGAGGGCCGCTATACCGACGATCTCGCCCTGGACGGCCAGGCCTACGGCGTGTTCGTGAGGAGCCCGGTCGCCCACGGGTCCTTGCGCGGCCTCGATGCCGAGGCGGCGCTCGCGATGCCGGGCGTGCTCGCGGTGATCACCGCCGCCGACCTCGACGGCTACGGGACGATCGGCAACGGCCTGCCGTTCAAGAATCAGGACGGCACGCCGATGCGCAAGCCGGACCATCCCTCGCTCAGCATCGGCAAGGTGCGCTATGTCGGCGAGCCTGTCGCCCTGGTGGTGGCCGAGACCCTGGCCGAGGCCCGCGACGCGGCGGAGGCCGTGGTGCTCGACATCGAGGATTTGGGCGTCGTGACCACGCCCGACGAAGCCGCCGCCGAGGGCGCCCCCCTCCTCCACGACGACGCCTCCGGCAACCTGGCGCTGGATTTCCGCACCGGCGACCAGACGGCAACCGAGGCCGCCTTCGCGCGGGCGGCGCATGTCGCCTCCCTCGATCTCCTCAACAACCGCCTCGTCATCAACCCGATGGAGCCGCGCTCGGCCATCGGCGTCCACGATCGGGCAGAGGGCCGCTTCACCCTGCATGTCGGCTCGCAGGGCGTGTTCGGCCTGCGCAACTCCCTCGCCGAGGGCGTGTTGAGGCTGCCCCGCGACAAGGTGCGGGTGCTCACCGGCAATGTCGGCGGCTCCTTCGGCATGAAGGCGCCGGTCTATCCCGAATACCTGCCGCTGCTGGTGGCCGCCAAGCGCCTCGGCCGGCCCGTGAAGTGGACCGACCTGCGCTCCGAGAGTTTCCTCTCCGACCATCACGGCCGCGACGTCGCGGTGACGGCGGAACTCGCGCTCGATGCGGAGGGCAACTTCCTGGCCTTCCGGGTCAAGGGCCGCGCCAATATGGGCGCCTATCTCAACCCGCTCTCGCCCTTGTTCCAGACGGTCAACATCGCCCGCAACATGGTCGGCGTATACCGCACCCCCGTCTACGACGTGGCGGTGGAGTGCCTGTTCACCAACACCACGCCGATCGGCGCCTACCGGGGTGCCGGCCGGCCCGAGGGCAACTACTTCATCGAGCGCCTGATCGACACCGCCGCCGCGGAGATGAACCTCGACCGGGTGGACTTGCGCCGCCGCAACCACATCCGCCCGGCCGACATGCCCTACAAGGCGCCGTCCGGCCTCACCTACGACAGCGGCGACTTCCCGGCCGTGCTCGACCGGGCGCTGAATGCCGCCGACTGGGACGGGTTCGCCGCGAGACGTGCCGAGAGCGAGGCCAGGGGCAAGCTTCGCGGCATCGGCATCGGCGACTATCTCGAGATCACCGCGCCGCCGACCAACGAGATGGGCGGCATCCGCTTCGAGGCCGACGGCACGGTGACGATCGTCACCGGCACCCTCGATTACGGCCAGGGCCACCTGACGCCGTTCGCCCAGGTGCTGCACGACCGCCTCGGCATTCCCCTCGACCGCGTCCGCCTGCTCCAGGGCGACAGCGACCAGCTCATTGCGGGTGGCGGCACCGGCGGCTCGAAATCGCTGATGGCGAGCGGCACGGCGCTCGTCGAGGCCGGCGACCTCGTCATCACCAAGGGCCGCGAGGCGGCGGCCTCGGTACTGGAGGCCGGGCCTGCCGACATCGAGTTCCGCGACGGCCGCTTCACCATCGCGGGCACCGATCGGGGCATCGGCCTCCTGGAGCTGGCCGCCAAGGTGCGGGCCGGCCTGCCCGACCCATCGGCGCCGAAAAGCCTCGACGTCGCCCATACCCACAAGGAATCGCCCTCGGCCTTCCCCAACGGCTGCCACGTCGCCGAGGTCGAGGTGGACCCCGAGACCGGTGTGGCCACGGTGGTGCGCTACACCACGGTCAACGATTTCGGCACGCTGGTGAATCCGATGCTGGTCGAGGGCCAGCTCCATGGCGGCGTGGTCCAGGGCATCGGCCAGGCGCTGATGGAGCGCACGGCCTATGACGAGCAGGGCCAGCTCGTGACCGGCTCGTTCATGGATTACTGCCTGCCACGGGCCTCCGACGCGCCGCCGATGAGCTTCGAGAGCCACGCGGTGCCCGCCACCACCAACCCGCTCGGGGTGAAGGGCTGCGGCGAGGCGGGCTGCGCCGGCTCGCTGCCCTCCGTGATGAACGCCCTCGTCGATGCCCTGCGCCCCCGCGGCATCCGCCACATCAACATGCCGGCGACGCCGCAGGCGATCTGGTCGGCCTTGCGGGACGCGGAGACGGCCGCATGA
- a CDS encoding acyl carrier protein — translation MTEDSALAALAPLFEEVFGEPIPLTPELTAEDVEGWDSTRMIELIVAVEAQFGIKLTTREVDGLHSVGDLAAVIARKAPR, via the coding sequence ATGACCGAAGACTCCGCCCTCGCGGCCCTGGCCCCGCTCTTCGAGGAGGTGTTCGGCGAGCCGATCCCGCTCACGCCCGAGCTGACCGCCGAGGACGTCGAGGGCTGGGATTCGACCCGGATGATCGAGCTGATCGTGGCGGTCGAGGCGCAGTTCGGCATCAAGCTCACCACCCGGGAGGTCGATGGCCTCCACAGCGTCGGCGACCTCGCGGCGGTGATCGCCCGCAAGGCGCCACGGTGA
- a CDS encoding HAD-IIIC family phosphatase — protein sequence MSADLSWLPAPPADFAARIGEIEALPDAEAWDALAALARTRLDPARTGRLDRALQRRFPSGPPSGSTWRLALLGSSTLAHLAAGIRVGALRRDLHLSVHEGAYGQYRREIDGEALRAVRPDVVLLALDAADLLGPSDPDAGEAGLAEAIERLTSLWARARAAHGCGVIQQTLLPTAVPLMGGNEHRMPGSLAARSLRLNAALRDAAAEEGVDLLALDDAVSRHGLDAWHDPALWLRARQAVTPAAGPLYGDLVARLVGARFGRSAKALVLDLDDTLWGGTIGEDGLSGLVVGQGSALGESFLALQSYARDLARRGIVLAACSKNDPETARLPFAEHPDMLLRLSDFAAFVANWDDKATNLRRIAEELRLGLESLVFVDDNPFERALVREHLPMVAVPEVPDEPALVARCLADAGYFEAVALTDEDRGRARAYAQDGERRSVGKTDLAATLAGLGMRLVWRPFDALGLPRIVQLVNKTNQFNLTTRRLREAEAAALIEDPDAVTLQLRLTDRLGDNGVIAVVIGRLGGSDLVVETWLMSCRVLGRRVEEGTLAVLAAQAARRGARRLVGLYRASGRNGMVADLYPRLGFTADREGRWVLDLAGYAPPADLPMAVAAG from the coding sequence GTGAGCGCCGACCTCTCCTGGCTGCCGGCGCCGCCGGCGGACTTCGCCGCCCGAATCGGCGAGATCGAGGCTCTTCCCGACGCGGAAGCCTGGGACGCCCTGGCGGCGCTCGCCCGCACCCGCCTCGATCCGGCGCGGACCGGTCGGCTCGACCGGGCCCTGCAGCGGCGTTTCCCGTCCGGCCCCCCGTCCGGATCGACCTGGCGCCTCGCGCTCCTCGGTTCCTCGACGCTCGCCCATCTTGCCGCCGGGATCCGGGTCGGGGCCCTGCGCCGCGACCTTCATCTCTCGGTGCACGAGGGGGCTTATGGCCAGTACCGCCGGGAGATCGACGGCGAGGCCCTGCGCGCCGTCCGGCCCGATGTCGTGCTGCTCGCCCTCGACGCCGCCGACCTCCTCGGACCGAGCGACCCCGATGCCGGGGAGGCGGGCCTCGCCGAGGCGATCGAGCGGCTGACATCCCTCTGGGCCCGGGCTCGGGCGGCGCATGGCTGCGGCGTGATCCAGCAGACGCTGCTGCCGACCGCAGTACCGCTGATGGGCGGCAACGAGCATCGGATGCCGGGTTCGCTCGCCGCCCGCAGCTTGCGCCTCAACGCCGCCCTGCGCGATGCGGCGGCCGAGGAGGGCGTCGACCTTCTCGCCCTCGACGACGCCGTCTCGCGCCACGGCCTCGACGCCTGGCACGATCCGGCCCTTTGGCTGCGGGCCCGCCAGGCGGTGACGCCGGCCGCCGGTCCGCTCTACGGCGACCTCGTCGCCCGGCTCGTCGGCGCCCGGTTCGGCCGCTCGGCCAAGGCCCTGGTGCTCGACCTCGACGACACGCTCTGGGGCGGGACGATCGGCGAGGATGGGCTGTCCGGACTCGTCGTCGGCCAGGGCAGCGCACTCGGAGAATCCTTCCTGGCGCTCCAATCGTATGCTCGCGACCTCGCACGCCGCGGCATCGTGCTCGCCGCCTGCTCGAAGAACGACCCCGAGACGGCCCGGCTTCCCTTCGCCGAGCATCCCGACATGCTGCTGCGTCTCTCCGACTTCGCCGCCTTCGTGGCGAACTGGGACGACAAGGCGACCAACCTCCGGCGCATCGCCGAGGAACTCCGGCTCGGCCTCGAGTCCCTGGTCTTCGTCGACGACAATCCGTTCGAGCGCGCGCTCGTGCGCGAGCACCTGCCGATGGTGGCGGTGCCCGAGGTGCCCGACGAGCCGGCGCTCGTCGCCCGCTGCCTTGCCGATGCCGGCTACTTCGAGGCCGTGGCCCTGACCGACGAGGATCGCGGGCGGGCCCGCGCCTACGCGCAGGACGGCGAGCGCCGGTCCGTCGGCAAGACCGACCTCGCCGCGACCCTCGCGGGGCTCGGCATGCGGCTCGTCTGGCGCCCGTTCGACGCGCTCGGGCTTCCGCGCATCGTCCAGCTCGTCAACAAGACCAACCAGTTCAACCTCACCACGCGGCGCCTGCGCGAGGCCGAAGCCGCGGCGCTGATCGAGGATCCCGACGCCGTGACGCTCCAGTTGCGCCTCACCGATCGACTCGGCGACAACGGCGTGATCGCGGTCGTCATCGGCCGGCTCGGCGGCAGCGACCTCGTCGTCGAGACCTGGCTGATGAGCTGCCGGGTGCTCGGGCGGCGGGTCGAGGAAGGGACGCTCGCGGTGCTGGCGGCGCAGGCGGCCCGCCGGGGCGCCCGGCGCCTCGTCGGGCTCTACCGGGCGAGCGGGCGCAACGGGATGGTGGCCGATCTCTACCCGCGACTCGGCTTCACCGCCGACAGGGAGGGGCGCTGGGTGCTCGATCTCGCCGGCTACGCGCCGCCGGCAGATCTGCCGATGGCGGTGGCGGCGGGCTGA
- a CDS encoding FAD-binding oxidoreductase, whose translation MTHSLIDTLSSRLGAAHVLTAATDIAPHLAETRGLYRGEALAVVRPRNTEEVAFAVGTCAAARVPVVAHGGNTGLVGGGVPYGGVVISLSRLDRVRAVDPLDATITVEAGCVLANVQQAADAAGMLFPLSLASEGSCRIGGNLATNAGGTAVLAYGNARELTLGLEVVLADGQVWNGLRALRKDNSGYDLKNLFVGSEGTLGIITAAVLRLHPRPVSKATAFLGLASARAALDAFGALRDRLGPRLTAFEYVPRFPLEVVLRHLPGAVRPLAGDHHSYALVELSSPGPDAGEELEARLGGLIESGLAEDAVLAQSEAQAAALWRLRESLSEMQGHEGGSIKHDVSVPVSRVAEFLERASAACEAALPGVRVCAFGHFGDGNIHFNLTQPVGVEKAAFLAEWPRFNRIVHDIVHAMDGSIAAEHGVGLIKRDELPRYKDPVALDLMRRLKGALDPMGILNPGKVLAPVEGGPAAFPVKVAAS comes from the coding sequence GTGACCCACAGCCTCATCGATACGCTCAGCTCCCGCCTCGGGGCCGCGCACGTCCTCACCGCCGCGACCGACATCGCCCCCCACCTCGCCGAGACCCGCGGCCTCTATCGCGGGGAGGCGCTGGCGGTCGTGCGCCCGCGCAACACCGAGGAAGTCGCCTTCGCGGTCGGGACTTGCGCCGCGGCGCGGGTGCCGGTGGTGGCCCATGGCGGCAATACCGGGCTCGTCGGCGGCGGCGTGCCGTATGGCGGCGTGGTGATCTCGCTGTCCCGCCTCGATCGGGTGCGGGCGGTCGATCCGCTGGATGCCACCATCACGGTCGAGGCCGGCTGCGTGCTCGCCAACGTTCAGCAGGCGGCCGATGCGGCGGGCATGCTGTTTCCGCTGTCGCTCGCCTCCGAGGGCTCGTGCCGGATCGGCGGCAACCTCGCCACCAACGCCGGCGGCACGGCGGTGCTCGCCTACGGCAATGCCCGCGAGCTGACGCTGGGCTTGGAGGTGGTGCTGGCGGACGGACAGGTCTGGAACGGCTTGCGCGCTTTGCGCAAGGACAATTCCGGCTACGACCTCAAGAACCTCTTCGTCGGCTCGGAAGGGACGCTCGGCATCATCACGGCGGCGGTGCTGCGGCTGCACCCCAGGCCCGTCTCGAAGGCGACCGCCTTCCTGGGCCTTGCCTCGGCGCGGGCCGCGCTCGATGCCTTCGGGGCCCTGCGCGACCGGCTCGGGCCCCGGCTCACCGCCTTCGAATACGTGCCGCGCTTTCCCCTGGAGGTGGTCTTGCGCCACCTGCCCGGCGCCGTGCGCCCGCTTGCCGGTGACCACCACTCTTACGCCCTCGTCGAACTGTCCTCGCCGGGCCCCGACGCCGGCGAGGAACTGGAAGCGCGTTTAGGCGGCCTGATCGAATCCGGCCTCGCCGAGGATGCGGTCCTGGCGCAGAGCGAGGCGCAAGCCGCCGCCCTGTGGCGCCTGCGCGAGAGCCTGTCGGAGATGCAGGGGCACGAGGGCGGCTCGATCAAGCACGACGTCTCGGTACCGGTCTCCCGGGTGGCGGAGTTCCTGGAGCGGGCCTCGGCCGCCTGCGAGGCGGCGTTGCCGGGGGTGCGGGTCTGTGCGTTCGGGCATTTCGGCGACGGCAACATCCACTTCAACCTGACCCAGCCGGTCGGGGTCGAGAAGGCGGCCTTCCTCGCCGAGTGGCCGCGCTTCAACCGCATCGTCCACGACATCGTCCACGCCATGGACGGCTCGATCGCCGCCGAGCACGGCGTCGGGCTGATCAAGCGCGACGAGCTGCCCCGCTACAAGGACCCGGTCGCCCTCGACCTGATGCGCCGCCTCAAGGGCGCCCTCGACCCGATGGGAATCCTCAATCCCGGCAAGGTGCTGGCGCCGGTCGAGGGCGGGCCGGCGGCGTTTCCGGTCAAGGTCGCGGCCTCATGA
- a CDS encoding fumarylacetoacetate hydrolase family protein encodes MLSVIPNPPRTALPIQGTDDLFPVRRVYCVGRNFAAHAREMGADPTREPPFFFMKPADALQVVPDGETVEHPYPPKTANYHHEVELVVALAKGGRDIPVTEALDHVYGYAVGLDMTRRDLQDDAKALRRSWELGKASDLSGPVGTLKPASVIGHPDKGAITLSVDGALRQKGDLSDMIWSVAEQIAYLSTYFVLEPGDVIFAGTPEGVGAVTRGQTMVGTIAGVGEIRLTVV; translated from the coding sequence ATGCTCTCCGTGATCCCGAACCCGCCGCGCACCGCGCTCCCGATCCAAGGCACCGACGACCTGTTTCCCGTGCGCCGGGTGTACTGCGTCGGGCGCAACTTCGCCGCCCATGCCCGCGAGATGGGCGCCGACCCGACCCGCGAGCCGCCGTTCTTCTTCATGAAACCCGCCGATGCGCTCCAGGTGGTGCCCGACGGCGAGACGGTGGAGCATCCCTATCCGCCCAAGACCGCGAACTACCACCACGAGGTCGAGCTGGTGGTGGCGCTCGCGAAGGGCGGTCGCGACATCCCGGTGACCGAAGCCCTCGACCACGTCTACGGCTACGCGGTCGGCCTCGACATGACCCGCCGCGACCTCCAGGACGATGCCAAGGCGCTGCGCCGCTCCTGGGAGCTCGGCAAGGCCTCGGACCTGTCGGGCCCGGTCGGCACCCTGAAGCCGGCCTCCGTCATCGGGCACCCGGACAAGGGCGCGATCACCCTCTCGGTCGACGGCGCTCTGCGCCAGAAGGGCGACCTCTCCGACATGATCTGGTCTGTGGCCGAGCAGATCGCCTATCTCTCGACCTACTTCGTCCTGGAGCCCGGCGACGTGATCTTCGCCGGCACGCCGGAGGGCGTCGGCGCGGTCACCCGCGGCCAGACCATGGTCGGGACGATCGCCGGCGTCGGCGAGATCCGCCTGACCGTCGTCTGA
- a CDS encoding NUDIX domain-containing protein — MTRRQALLMRGAHLVWRFTRGMTLGVRGAAIDPENRVCLVRHTYMAGWHLPGGGVEPGETALDAMAREFREETGIVLDASATPALHGFYFNNRSSQRDHVALYVARTFTLPVPKRPDREIAEAAFFPLDALPPDATPATRARLIEIRDGTPPAATW, encoded by the coding sequence ATGACGCGCCGACAGGCCCTGCTGATGCGGGGCGCCCACCTCGTCTGGCGCTTCACCCGCGGGATGACCCTCGGGGTGCGCGGGGCGGCGATCGATCCGGAAAACCGGGTCTGCCTCGTGCGCCACACCTACATGGCCGGCTGGCACCTGCCGGGCGGCGGCGTCGAGCCGGGCGAGACCGCGCTCGACGCCATGGCCCGGGAATTCCGCGAGGAGACCGGGATCGTGCTCGACGCGAGCGCCACGCCGGCCTTGCACGGCTTCTACTTCAACAACCGGTCCTCGCAGCGCGACCATGTTGCGCTCTACGTCGCCCGCACCTTCACGCTGCCGGTGCCGAAGCGTCCCGACCGCGAGATCGCCGAGGCCGCCTTCTTCCCCCTCGACGCCCTGCCGCCGGATGCCACCCCGGCGACCCGGGCGAGGCTGATCGAAATCCGCGACGGCACCCCGCCCGCCGCCACCTGGTAG
- a CDS encoding peroxiredoxin, which produces MTIQVGDHLPQATFRVMGPEGPTPKTTDDVFKGRRVVLVAVPGAFTPTCHRNHLPGYVTRRADILARGIDAIAVTSVNDVFVLDAWSKAAGAEGIEFLADGNGDFAKALGLDMDGTGFGLGIRSKRYAMLVEDGVVRVLNVEDAPSKADASGAEALLKAL; this is translated from the coding sequence ATGACGATCCAGGTCGGCGATCACCTGCCCCAGGCGACCTTCCGGGTGATGGGCCCCGAGGGCCCGACGCCGAAGACCACCGACGACGTGTTCAAGGGCCGCCGCGTGGTGCTGGTGGCGGTGCCGGGCGCCTTCACCCCGACCTGCCACCGCAACCACCTGCCGGGCTACGTCACCCGCCGCGCCGACATCCTGGCCCGCGGCATCGACGCGATCGCGGTGACCTCGGTCAACGACGTGTTCGTGCTCGACGCCTGGTCGAAGGCGGCCGGCGCCGAGGGCATCGAGTTCCTGGCCGACGGCAACGGCGACTTCGCCAAGGCGCTCGGCCTCGACATGGACGGCACCGGCTTCGGCCTCGGCATCCGGTCCAAGCGCTACGCCATGCTGGTCGAGGACGGGGTGGTGCGGGTGCTCAACGTCGAGGACGCGCCGTCGAAGGCGGACGCGTCGGGGGCCGAGGCGCTGTTGAAGGCGCTTTGA